The DNA window TCACGGGGCGAAAGACGTTCGAGCTGTACGGCTCCGGGCGGACCGACGCGGGCGTGCACGCGTTAGCGCAGGTCGCGCACCTGGATATCGCGACGAACCTGCCTCCCGAGACGTTGCGGCGGCGGC is part of the Acidobacteriota bacterium genome and encodes:
- a CDS encoding tRNA pseudouridine(38-40) synthase TruA, which translates into the protein MPRFKLTLEYAGTRYSGWQIQKNAKTVQGEIDRAVREVTGRKTFELYGSGRTDAGVHALAQVAHLDIATNLPPETLRRR